TGGTGACAGACGAGGGATGCCTTGGGGTGAAGGGGCGAGGTCCCTTGGCTGGAACCAAATAACTGCCCTTAGCCTCAGTGTGGTTTGGCCTAATGGCCACAGTCAAAACAGCTGCCCTCCCCCTCAGGGCCGTGTGACCCAATGACCAGAGTCCGTacagccgccctctccgtcggggctgtgggacccaacgaccagagtccgtgcggccgccctctctggCGGGTctgtgtggcccagagaccagagtccgtgcggccgccctctccggcggggctgtggggcccagagaccagagtccgtgcggccgccctctccgtcggggctgtggggcccaacgaccagagtccgtgcggccgctcgctccgtcggggctgtggggcccaacgaccagagtccgtgcggccgccctctccgtcggggctgtggggcccaaagATCAgtgtccgtgcggccgccctctccgtctgggctgtggggcccagagaccagagtccgtgcagccgccctctccgtcggggctgtggggcccaaagATCAgtgtccgtgcggccgccctctccgtctgggctgtggggcccagagaccagagtccgtgcggccgccctctccgtcggggctgtggggcccaacgaccagagtccgtgcggccgccctctccgtcggggctgtggggcccaacgaccagagtccgtgcggccgccctctccgtcggggctgtgtggcccaacgaccagagtccatgcggccgccctctccgtcggggctgtgaggcccaacgaccagagaccgtgcggccgccctctccgtcggggttgtgtggcccaacgaccagagtccgtgcggccaccctctccgtcggggccgtgtgacccaacgaccagagtccgtgcggccgccctctccgtcggggctgtggggcccaaagATCAgtgtccgtgcggccgccctctccgtctgggctgtggggcccagagaccagagtccgtgcagctgccctctccgtcggggctgtggggcccaacgaccagagtccgtgcggccgccctctccgtcggggctgtggggcccaacgaccagagtccgtgcggcctccctctccgtcggggccgtgtgacccaacgaccagagtccgtgcggccgccctctccgtcggggctgtggggcccaacgatcagagtccgtgcggccgccctctccgacGGGGCTatggggcccagagaccagagtccgtgtggccgccctctccgtcggggctgtgtggcccaacgaccagagtccatgcggccgccctctccgtcggggctgtgaggcccaacgaccagagaccgtgcggccgccctctccattggggctgtgtggcccagagaccagagtccgtgcggccgccctctccgtcggggttgtgtggcccaacgaccagagtccgtgcggccaccctctccgtcggggccgtgtgacccaacgaccagagtccgtgcggccgccctctccgtcggggctgtggggcccaacgatcagagtccgtgcggccgccctctccgacGGGGCTatggggcccagagaccagagtccgtgcggccaccCTCTCCGGCGGGtctgtggggcccagagaccagagtccgtgcggccgccctctccggcggggctgtgtggcccagagaccagagtccgtgcggccaccCTCTCCGGCGGGtctgtggggcccagagaccagagtccgtgcggccaccctctccgtcggggccgtgtgacccaacgaccagagtccgtacAGCCGCCTTCTCCGTCGGGGCCGTGtgacccaacgaccagagtccgtgcggccaccCTCTCCGGCGGGTCTGTGttgcccagagaccagagtccgtgcggccaccctctccgtcggggctgtggggcccagagaccagagtccgtgctgCTATCCTGTCTCTCACGCCTGTGTGGCCGATGGCTCCAGACAATATGGCTGCTCTCTCCCTCAGTGCTGTGTGGCCCAACGGGCAGAGTCAATATCGCTGCCCTTCAGTGCAGGGCTGTTTGGCTGAGTTCAGAGACAAGATGGCCGCCCCTCCTCTTGGGGCTGTGCAGTCTAGTGGCACATTGGGGAGTTGGGCTGCCACCCAAGGATGGATGGTGGCCGGGGTAGGGGGACCCGGACCCTTGTTACTCTTCCCCGGGTCCTAGCCCAGGGCCTTGTCCATGGCCCATGTGTTCGGCcttgagtcagtggggatccagccAGAACATCTGACATCACTCAGCATGACAATGGCTCGTTCTCCCAGGTTACTTCCTACGAGATGTCTCTAGGCCATgggctgggggtctctgggctcccAGCGTGGGAATCTCCCAGAGACTCCAAGCACCCTTGCACGTCTGCAGGCACCCGGGGATGGGGTTGTGTCTCGGCACCTCGGGGCTCTGCAGTCAGGGGCTTCAGCTGCTTCTGGACTGGAGCCTACAATGTGCATCCTCCATTTTCGGCATCTGCCTAGAccgagctgagctgctccctttcacACTGGTGCTCCAGTTGTAGCATgtccggcagggctggggaggggcttggcTTCCGCCGCCTAGACTGTGAGGTGATGTGTGACTGGTGCACCCCGGCAcatcctgctctgcctcttctctctcctccttcccatgcAACAGCTGCTTTGGCGTCTCCCAAGAGATGTGATCAGTGGTGGGCTCGGTTGGCTCCTGTTAGCCTCTAGATATCTGTAAGAGGGAGAAAGGGCAGGAACACAATTCAGAAGAACAAAACCTTCAAGCAGGGTAGTTTTCCACAGCACAAAACCACTGCACTTTGCTAATGCTCCTTTGTAACTTCCCTGAGAGCTGGCATTGCGTAAAGAGAGCACCCAACCTCCCAGAACCTCCGCTACCCTGTGGGCTGGCAATGGATAAAGGGAGTCTGGGAGACTTTCTCCTCTCTCCGCCTGGCTCTGATGAGTGAAGGAATCACATTCGAGAAGCTCTGTGAATGTAGGCCTCTGTGCAGTGGGGTGAGATGTCAGACATGGAGCCCAAAGGTGGGGTTGTCCTGACTCTGCAGTAACTTCATTACAGTGAGAGAGATTTCAGAGCTCAGCTACAGGGTTCTGCCCTGTAAccgtgtgtggggctggggcagaagtggggcagTGATGCACTCATGAAAGGAGTAGGGCTAAGGGGGGCCCCGTGGTACAGCCACTAAAGCCCCTGTGTGCTGTGTTCCAGCCGGGccggctctgcctggctggggtggggcgaggcggctccacgcgctgccgttcctccccgcccccgcagccGCAACGCCGCAATGAGCACCACGCCGGGAACCTCTGTCctgggagatagctcagtggtttgagcattggcctgataaacccagggttgagagttcaaccccagagggggccatttggggatttagttggggatcggtcctgtgttgaggagggggttggactagatgacctcctgaggtcccttccaaccctgctagtgATAGTCTATGAGCTGCTCTTGCCTGTAGGCTCCGCCCCCTACAGCTCCTGTTGGCTGCGAATCGTTAatcccaccctggccctgcccctagcTGCTCCTCACTCCGGCTCCAACCCTTGGCTCGACCTCCACTAGGCCCCACCACCCCGGCTCCAGCCACTGGGCCCAACCATCCATGCTCTGGTGTCCGACACCAGCGATATGTAGGAGTTGTTCACCTCACTGCTTTCCATGCGTATGGCCCTGACTTTGTCAGCTCTggttttcatctgccattgtgctgcCCAGTCACATGGCTTTATTAGATCCCTTTCAACTTCTTCAAAATCTTCTCTACGCCTCACTGACCTACACAATTGTCTGTCATCTGCCAGTATCCACCTCGTTGttcagtccctgttccaaagacgCTGTTGTACGTACCATAGCAGGACAAAGAGATCTTCTGTGTCGGTCCCGGTTCCCTAGTCGAATGCGGAACCCGAGACGAGATTTCCAAGCTTCTGCAGCCATTTGTAATATCTATTGAGGATGTGCCCTGTGGTCCTGTCATATGTAAAAGGCACTTCCTGGAAAGCTGAAACAAAGAGGAAACGGGTTGAAAGCCCCATGGTGCTGATGTGACTGGTGCCTAGGAAACCTCCCCTTCAGATGGCCATTGCCACATGCTATTAGCTACCCAAGAGTCTGCGGGCAAGAAACAGCAACTCTGCTACTCCCAAAATAGCCCTGGACAGAGAGGAGACCCCATTCCATGTgtaacttccccctcccccagcatacgCACGTCCACACGCTAAAACACAGGCAGGTGGGAGCAACTCTGCTTGGGATGGAACAGAAAAGTGACAGCAGCAGAGGTGTTAAATGATCCAACGTTTACGCACAGATCTGCAGAGAGATTTAGACTCCTAATGTCTACTGAAATCCTGTGTGGCCCTGTGCCTTCATTCCTTAAGAGGTCACAGGGAAAGATGTTTCCAATGTGCACTCAGGGGAGTTCCTGTGAGTTGATAACCAAGTTCTGAGTGGTTCCCTGGCCTGAAATCTCTCCATTACAGGGAGGGCAAGTGATGAATCTTTCCCTACAGAGGGTAATTGTCATCCTCATCATCGCccttaataataacaacagcccTTTTCAATTCTGTCAGGCCTTCCTTTAGAGACGTTCTGACCTCTAGGAAGACagtctccccacacagctctaaggctacgtctattcTAGGAGCTAGGGATGGAATTCCCCTGCTCCCGTACACATATTGTGGCACCTCGATGAAAGCTCGCGTGACCATCCTTCTTCCTTAAACACTGTCCTTAGACAGAGAGGGACACATTCCAACCTGTGTTCAGGCCCTGTGCTGCACCCCTGTACTTCCCACAGAGgcacaaacacacagaggtaTTTCCTTACCTTCATACAGGCGGGAGATGCCATCTTCAGTCACTGTTTCAGACAACAAGTCACAGTAATGGTGGATAGTATTTCCTAGACAGACAATGAATCTCATTACTTTTCAAATCCTTTGCTGAAAACTGCGAAAGATGCAGCCATTCTCCCAAGACAGCCCTTGGGAAATTAAATACATTCCTTACACCTGTTCCCAAAGCACATTAGATAAAGCATCAGAAGCCTAGAAGTCACTGAGAGACTGATTTCCAAAGGAGATTGAATTCACATCATGCTGGTTTCCCCTAGGCGCAGCCAAAGAGTTGTTGTGGGCAGGGGAAGTTGGTGCGGTCAATAGAGCTAAGTTGCTCCCTTCATCTTGGAAGACATgttaattttttctctctctctatcacacacacacacatacacccacacacacagagggccggctttaggcagtgcggggcccaattcaaacagtttcgacggggccccggcaaggatgacaaaacaacaacaacaacaaccacatatataaaaaaacacgtggggcttgtactcaccgggtggcgctctgggtctttggcagcacttcggcggtgagtccttcacttgctccaggtcttcggcggcactgaaggacccactgccgaagtgccgccgaagacccagagcgccgctaggtgagtaaaaattaaaaagacgcctctagccagggaagggatcctcactgggtgcagggccctcttaggcgcccccccccccacacacacacttactttcagGATTCTGGGGCTGTcggagggaacagagcagcagtCTAGAAAAGGGCTTTGAAGGAAGCAGTTCAAGAAAGCTCGAGTGAAGTTGCTCTGCTTACCAATGAACAGGGCTGCAGAATGTCTGATTGTTGTCTGTGAGCTTTCCAGGTACTCTAAGGCCTGGAACAGGAATTTGGGGATGTGGCTTTTGTTGTTCTGCATCTAggaagaaaggaggaagaaaCGCACAATATACAAATGACATGTTCTCCCCACAGCGACTAGTCCAGGGAAGCCAAAGCATAGAGCCAGGTCATGGCAACAGCCAGTATGAGCCCATGCGCCACAGCAGCACCTCTCTGGAGTTACTATTGTGTTctccagaacctcagctttcattttcaaaGACAAACGTTTGCAGGTCTGACAGTTGAggagaaaattttcaaaaatgtgaaGGGATTGTAACTCCTGCAGAAATGAACCAGCAGAGAGCCTGGAATAGAGTCCTGCCACCCGACGGAAGCAGATGGATACTCAAGGTGTGGGGTTAAAAAGGTCTCCCTCAAGTCCCCATTCACCACTCTCAAGGCAAAGGGAATTGACCTACCAAGCACTTCCAGGCACACTtcaggagctgtgtggagccatcCCAGGCCATGCTGCGGAACAGCGTCTTCAAATGAGCCCACCTGAGAAACACTGCGCAGCGGAAGAGCGTCAGTTTGCATCGCTGCAAGAGAAGGTGAGACCAAGAGGATTCTCACTGAGAGAGGGACAGTCTGGGGGACATGGAGCCTTCCCCGTCCCTTGTTCTCCTGCTTTTCCTGCTAGTGGAGATTCCTGTCATTTGTTGTACACAGGAGTGTGCTCAGGAGAGGGAATTGGCTGGAGTGAGCCAGAGCCGTCCTGTCTTTGGATGGTTTGGAGTGGTTGACCagggccctgcgctttggggggccccgcacTTCAGGGGGACGCAGGACGTGGGCCAtgcaggggccaggagcaggactCCCGGTCCCACTATGCTATGCCCCACCTCGCCAGCTCCCAGCATCGTTCGGGAAATGAGGgagtgggggtttggggggaggggaggaatagggatggggcagagggcggagcaggggtgagaagaggtggggtggcacttgggggaagggatggagtggggctggggcttaggacagagtaGGGGGTGTTGTCCCAGGCCCTGCGCCCCTCTATGGACGGCCCTGGAAAGATTCATAAGAGATCTCCACAGCTCAGTCCTTAGGCGCAAAGAGACTGCATGAGAGCGTGAGTCAGCTTGGGGATCCCAAAGAGTCGGGCCAAAGGGGCCCCAGATCAGGCTTCCCTCCACATCCCAGCTGGCCCAACGAAAGAGGGCAACGTCCGGTGAATTCTGGGaagctgggacctggagaaggTCTCTCAGGAGCTCCAGGGAAGaagtcagggcagctgcacccACTTTCCAGAAGGCTGGGGGCAGATATCAGCTCCCTGAACTGAAGGGGCACTTACAGATCTGTGCTCCCTTTTCTCTTGCTGCCTCTTGTTGTGAACCTTTGGATGCAGCAGCCCAAAGGCCTGAGGCCTGTCtttgcaggagagggtcagggctctTTCCCAGAAGAAGGCTTTTCTTCCCAATTGTGCTGTGAGAATGGATGCGGCACTgggctccagcatggagtgaagCAGGGAGGAGAAGACTCTGCTTGGGCAAGGGGCTCTGGCCATTAATGGAGTGGGGACCCCAGGAGATTCTGGCTCTTTGCTCTTAAGGAAATAATGACCGTGGCACTTACCAGTGTCACACTCTCATCCCGGTCTTCAAGGTGCAGCAGCAGCGGGAGCAAGCAGTGGATCATTTTCTGCTGCACGATGGGTTTGTCTGGGTCCTTCACGCTGCTCACCACGTTGCCAAGCAGTAAAATGGCAGCGGAGCGCACACTGTCCCTCTCCTGGCAATGAcacacagggagtggggaagcccGGTTAAAGCCAGGCAGGATCAGAGCATAATGCGACAGAGTCATAATCTGCACGCTGCTCTGGATCCCCTGTGATAACTGACTTGGGTCGCGGGAGCTGTGAGGCCACCAGGCCAGCGCCATAGACATCTTGTGCAGAACAGGGCCTGAGACACTGTGCAGGGCCGTGCAGCCCCATGGTGTCCTAGACGCAATGTTTGTCTGGAGAGCACAGAATCCTAGACCCCTAGaagatgaggggagagggagggaaggctgctggagaccggtctggggaaggggaggagcagctgctggagcctttcagggAGGTGCTGCTACAGAACACAGCAGTTCTTTTGCTCCTCGGTGCCCCTGAGAGCTGGGCCATTCCCGACCCACCTCTTTCCTGCTGGGAATCTCCACCTCTTTGGGGGCCGGTGTTCTCCAGACAGCTGGTCGTctgcccagagccaggcccctctcccccaggccaggcggcagcaggggctgggagcacggCGCTGAGGCTGAGGTTTGCGGAGAAGAGCTCTGACAGGGAGGTGGCTGAGCAGGAGATtccccacccatggcaggggcacCCCTTGGctgctccatggcagggctgaggggtgggagacaaggggatggggagagcgaGACAAGGGCACCAgagacaggcgggggggggggaatggggttcCCCTGTGTTTCCCAGCCTTACGTCATCAATGAAGGGGCGAAGGCTGACTGCAATGTCCTGGGAGATGGAGCCAAGCCCCTCCCCATTCAGGAGGTAGATGATGTGTCCAGCTTGATGCATGGCCCCCATGACACGCCCTCTATCCGTGTCACAGAACATGTCCATGATCGCTGGCAGCTGGGCCCGTAACGATTGCACCTGCAGCAATGGAGAAGGCAGCTCATTACTATCCTGGATGACAGCCTGGGGCATATGCTGGCCCATCCCACTCCCACCTATGAGACACCACGGCTGGCACAGCCGCCCAACGGGGCACAAAGTCATTCTCCTGtcactctctgccagctgctcactGTAACCTTTGTCTTTGCTCACCCGCCTCCCCCATTGCATCACATCTGCAATCAGGGGTCAGCTCACGGGAGCAGGGACCACGTCGTGCCTTGATTTGCTCAGTAAAGCACCTCCAACATTCGAGTGCTGTGCGTTAAACAACAAGGCTTGGGTGGGGATCTCGCTCTCATTGCTGAGCGATTCGATAGACATCGGCTTCCTCGGTCCCCCGGGCAATCCACGCCTCTCACCTTTTCTGGCTGGAGCACAATACTGCCAAGGCCTCGCAGACTGAGCTGACGTACAATGGGATTTTTATCTTGGGTCCATTCCATGAGCTGCGCCTGGAGCTCTGATTTTGTCATTATTGTCTCAATGGAAGGActctggagaaactggaaagagcCAAATCAACATCGGGTTGAGGAGCAGAGGTCTTCCTGTGGGGTCTGTTCCCTGGACACTCATCTTTACCAAAAGGCCACTTACTCCCATACAACGTCTCCGCTGTGTAGGGAGCCAGGTGCTGCTCTTTCAGTTGGTTCATTCCCAGAACTTAGACTAATGCACAAGTCACAAATAAACCCCCAGGGAAAGGGAAATCTCCAGGCCCCACTGAGTGCCATGGAGCGACCCCTGGGGCAGAAGAAAAGCAGAACCCCAGGAAAAGGTGAGGAGAGAAGCATGGCCTTGGGGCACCGGAGAAACATCTCCTCTTGTCACATGATCCCACCTAGGCACATCCAGCCAGGAGCGATCTcaccctgtctctccctccctctctgtgccGTGCCCCACCACCATCCATGTGCGGAGAGGAGCTAGCTGGCTGGAAGGCTGCTGAGCTGCTGACAATGTGCCCACAGCTTACTGGCCTCAGCTGCTTTCCAGAAAGCCCACTTGTGCCTGTCAAGTAAAGAATCTCACCTCAGTGCAGAAAGTCATGGCGATatttctctgctcctcctccttctccctttgAACAGTGGTGATGGCCTCTCTGaaaatggcagggagctgagggttcTCAAACTCGATCATGGCTCTGGAACATGGAGCAGAAAGTCCCTTGTGGTTatcaagggggagagagagttccTCTCTAGTTGCTGGGCTGAGATGGCAGCCTGGAACAGAGGAACATTTCACACGGAAATCCCATTCCCAAGAGAGACCCACTGAAGAGGAACCTTTGGGCTCCTACCTTGCAATCAGGCCAACACCTTGCGAATAGTAATATCGTGAGGCTATCATGTCCCAACCCTGATGAAATTGGATGCTGGCAAATTCCTTCCAGTATCCGGGCATGGAAAAAAGAGTCTTCACAGCCTCCACCGACGTGCTAAAGACAAAAAATACCAGTGTCAGGTAAAGAGATCAGCCCCGAGCATGGCAAATCTGCACACGCCCTGGCACACACAGCATGGACAGCAGGAGCTAGCCTCCCCGAGGATAGATCCAGTGTGATATCATGGTGCTTCCCTGCCCAATGGGCCCTGTCGACACTGCAGTTTCATTGAGTTTGTAACCAGTTAGTGACACTGTAGCTTCTGAAGATGGTTGGTGTCATCACTCAATGCGGTTGAATACTTGATTCTTTACTGTGACAGGTAACAGGACTCAAGCGGGcctgtggggccagatccttagttggTGTAAGCGAGCCTGGGCTAACTATAGCACCCGAACAAATGATGGCCATGAACAGCCCACATGTGTTTAGCAGCAGAACAAATCtgttcttccttttcctttcagTCATTACCTTAGGGGGTTGAGGCAGCTGGATCCCTCCTTGGGGCTGGATGTCGTGCTGGCCATGTAGGTCCCTGGCAAGTGCAGATCCATCACATACTGCACTTGCCTGACGCAGAGGATGAGCATCTGGGGATACATTTCCAGGATGGCTTCTCGGTATCCCCATAGGAAAAGGACCTCGTAAATGGTCCTCATTGCCTGGAGGGGGGAAAGACTTTCACTCCACTATCCCAATCTGCCACTTGCCCCCATTGCCACTCGCTATTGTCCTTTTCTCGGGTCTCATTTCCTCCCCAGCCTATTACAAAAGAGGATTGGCTCCTGAGAGGGGAGGAGACATTTGGAGGGTCCTGAACCTTCCCCCATTCCTGGAACGGAAGCAGGATGGAGCCCTACGGAACGGTCAGAAGAGTCTGGATGACGTTATTCCCCATTATTTCGCTTAAAGGTGCAGACTCTGTGCTTTGGGTTTCCAGCCATGACTGGACGGGCTGAAACCATCCTGAGGAGATCTGTTCTCATAGCCCCAGTGTTTCTGGCCCAGTCAAAAGTACCGGACATCTCATGATCCCGTGCTGGGAAGATTTCTAGTCACAATTTAGAGAGCCAAAAACCTGGATACTTCCAAGAGACACCCGAACTGCACCTGCTCACTAAAGGGCCACCTAGAGCAGCAGCAAACAGAGCCAGGGTACCAGCAGATAAACCGCTTCAGATCGGTAACTTTTCCTGGGCGAAGCTTTATTTACACCTCTTTGGTTTGCTAGGAGGTGGCCAGGACAcaccaaggcctggtctgcatTACAGAGTTATGTCAACGCAAGGCCCCCTCACCCAGCATCACCCTGACGATGGAATTTCCTTCCCATCGACAGAACTGCCCCTTGGTGCCAAagtcataactccacctccacaagtggCAGAGAGTCCAGGTGGATGCAGTTAGGTCgatacagtgtcagtgtagacacaacgTCGCGTACGtcaactggctttcaggagccttcccacaatgccccaccctGATCGTACAATCGAGACGAGCGCTTCTGGTGAGGACGTGCACTGCCGACACAAGCAGCAAAGTGCAGACACACACAAGGGGTGGAATTGCTGTGGCGGCTGTATGCCGAGGTTACGCAGGTCGGCTTCATTGTGTAGTGGAGCCGTGGCCTGAAGCTAAGAAGGGGTGaagctcccccacacacacagatgcaccaTCCTCCCTGCGGTGGCGGGTTCTCAAAGTGACATCTCAAATCTCACTTACAGCCAGGGACACATTGCCGCTCTTCTCCTCCCGGCGTCTCTGCTGGAGCTtgtccagcagctgctgcagcacctccctggGGAGCTGTggttcttcccccaaggccttccacaGCTCAATGGCACATCTGCAGATTCAGAAAGAGAAGTCAGACCTTCCCTGCTTGGCCACCTCTtgccctccccagggagaggcttGGAAAGCGGGCAGGAAAGGTGTCTCTGAGAGGAGACACTGATTGGTGCAGGGAAGCTGAGGCAGGGCATGTCCCGTCAGAGAAGATTGTATTTATTCCTTTCCCCTAATGGGTTATTGTTCCTGAAGCTAGCACCGCTGTTTCCAGGACAGTGACCATGATCTGACCACGAGTGACCACCACCGTGTGACCACCAGACTGTGCAACATTCTGCTCTGTTACGCTAGGGTCAGTCCCGAGGAACTTGCCTGACCtcactggagttactctggcTATTTGGGGGTGTAACTGAGACCCAGCATTTGGCCAAGTGTCTCTTAGCAGCTGAATCCTACTGCAGTGTGGTGGACGGGGTCAGACACTGACTCAGAACATGCCCTGATAGGAGAGGATTCAGGAGCTTGGAAAGGGAGATTGTACTGCCCAGTGTGACAGAGCTGGAAGGAAACTAGTACTGaaatccccctcctctcttctctcCATTGTTGCTGATCTAACCGCTCCTGGTCACCCCAGGCATCTGCCGAGGAAGACTGCAGACAGATCCAAAAGGCTTCCAGTCATTTGACTTCCAAGTTTGGTGAGGAAGGTCGGACATGGTGGTCaagccctggggacactgagaaCAAGAGCAAATGGCCTGGATTTAAGGTCTTCAGGAAGCTTGACTGAAATTCTGTGCCAACGCTGCCGAGTTTCTATAGCTTCTGAGCACAGACCCTGGAAAGCACTGGGGCTGCTTCAAGGAATTCAAATCTGAAAGGTTTACAAATCAAACATTCAAATCAATATGAAAACCAACACTGTATTCCTCTGGTAACTGAACTGGGTAAGAAATTCAGTGTCTTTCATGCTGCTCTTCAATTCTCTCTCCCATGTGACACAGATTTGTCTATGGTCAGTGCAGAACTGCATTGCAGAGGATGCTGAGGAAAGATGGAGTTTTGACCTCTGGCGAGGGTCCAGCTGGGTTTCACGGCCCCTAGGCAcatgcagtggtgagctccagccggttcgcagcggttcgcacgaaccagttgttaaatttagaagcctttttaaaaccggttgttccaggacaaccaggttctaaaaagtttttaaatttaacaaagctcgggcagctgtccacccggccccggccccagctcacctccccctctcccctgaacgctctgccctccttctcctccccctcccctgcttcccgcgaatcagatgttcgctggaagcctgaaacaagcagcggCAGGTTAGCCGGGCGGGGCGGACGGCACGTGtggcccagtccagctccactttgagcggctcctcctggccccagCCAAGCTCCTCAGCCCGGtctggtcccggctgagcggctccgacACGGCCCAGCTCGGGACCCGCGGCACCGGctccggtgccggcccggggagtcgggccccgcggctccggccccgctgccggccgagcggctccagcccgaccCGGCCCGGAGAGTcgggtcctgcggctccagccgagcggctcggccccggcccggcccggggagtcgggccccgcggttccggccAAGTGGCtcggccccggccctgcccggggagtc
This region of Mauremys mutica isolate MM-2020 ecotype Southern chromosome 10, ASM2049712v1, whole genome shotgun sequence genomic DNA includes:
- the LOC123378580 gene encoding maestro heat-like repeat family member 5; the protein is MSFYRRLRSFFQRLASREHREIRVHKVLVQPVAMGTCSDFSQQEQALPEKPQRRKCSWSILSGMKRLCVCSQSDTSMADRDEERTISSQRRWRHLSRKKIAAENQVESEEVKLQEDTEKVELDPTGTKKEASESQGKWEKGSPEEQEEERTPTPSLPSTSHMTMTPGEQLPSAQLQALLMRAVKGLTTPTLEQFQAAEEELRTIVSLHGDKMERVGDIVGRILTWLDNVCDPRARKAALRATALLAHSHPQDVVLSCVAHTLSSDRCAIELWKALGEEPQLPREVLQQLLDKLQQRRREEKSGNVSLAAMRTIYEVLFLWGYREAILEMYPQMLILCVRQVQYVMDLHLPGTYMASTTSSPKEGSSCLNPLSTSVEAVKTLFSMPGYWKEFASIQFHQGWDMIASRYYYSQGVGLIARAMIEFENPQLPAIFREAITTVQREKEEEQRNIAMTFCTEFLQSPSIETIMTKSELQAQLMEWTQDKNPIVRQLSLRGLGSIVLQPEKVQSLRAQLPAIMDMFCDTDRGRVMGAMHQAGHIIYLLNGEGLGSISQDIAVSLRPFIDDERDSVRSAAILLLGNVVSSVKDPDKPIVQQKMIHCLLPLLLHLEDRDESVTLRCKLTLFRCAVFLRWAHLKTLFRSMAWDGSTQLLKCAWKCLMQNNKSHIPKFLFQALEYLESSQTTIRHSAALFIGNTIHHYCDLLSETVTEDGISRLYEAFQEVPFTYDRTTGHILNRYYKWLQKLGNLVSGSAFD